One part of the Nostoc sp. PCC 7120 = FACHB-418 genome encodes these proteins:
- a CDS encoding CHAT domain-containing protein has product MQKSIGVAAKENNQIAELRSHINLIKLAYRTIDINIFNPKQIETNIQQALALIEQLPDSINKVYAEIELANLPSINDEFTASINQCYQQTRLPEVQVKQLFNQAIKTAQKLQDARSTSYALGELGHLYECQKAYKSAWELTNQAIWFADQNLQAKDSLYLWEWQAGRILAAQKQFNQALSFYERAYKTLEELRSDILTTNRDFQFDFRDVVEPVYRQLAQLQLELATSNNQDSVRRNQQLNSALTTINSLRQAEIQNYFGNDCILAALNNNSLHQVIEKDTAVISSIIFKDKIGILLSLPNQQEYLHWVENKNQEMLRQEIFQFRNSLLAQQTINYSTKDAENIYDAIISPIEKYLTEQRIKTLVFIQDGFLRDVPMAALYDKKESRYLTEKYAVATTSSLQLTDLKPLSSQVNRALVLALSQESKIDNKVFPELAYFPIEYTAIKKIFPESKKLENEEFAIHNLKKEIQEKTYPIIHIATHAQFGIIPEDTFLVIGNNEKLTIDKLETILRQAGNISNAVELLTLTACETATGDDRATLGLAGVALQAGTKSALASLWPVDDDSTANLIAEFYDKLRNAGMSKAQALQAAQLKLINAKQIPEINDKYDHPYYWSAFILIGNWL; this is encoded by the coding sequence TTGCAAAAAAGTATTGGGGTAGCAGCTAAAGAAAATAATCAAATTGCTGAACTACGTAGCCATATAAATTTAATCAAACTTGCTTATCGAACTATAGACATTAATATTTTCAATCCAAAGCAAATTGAGACAAATATCCAACAAGCTTTAGCTCTCATTGAGCAACTACCAGATTCAATTAACAAAGTATATGCTGAAATTGAATTGGCTAACTTACCTAGTATTAATGATGAATTCACTGCATCCATAAATCAATGCTACCAACAAACAAGATTGCCGGAAGTACAAGTTAAGCAGCTTTTTAATCAAGCCATTAAAACTGCCCAAAAGTTACAAGATGCCCGATCTACATCTTATGCTCTGGGAGAATTAGGACATTTATATGAATGCCAGAAAGCGTATAAATCTGCTTGGGAATTAACTAATCAGGCTATTTGGTTCGCTGATCAAAATTTGCAAGCAAAAGACAGTTTATATTTGTGGGAGTGGCAAGCGGGCAGGATTCTAGCAGCACAAAAGCAATTTAATCAAGCACTCTCTTTTTATGAAAGAGCTTATAAAACACTAGAAGAACTACGCAGTGATATTTTAACTACAAACCGTGATTTTCAATTTGATTTCCGCGATGTTGTTGAGCCTGTCTACCGACAACTAGCACAACTTCAGCTAGAACTAGCTACATCTAATAATCAAGATAGTGTAAGGCGAAATCAACAACTAAATAGTGCGTTGACTACTATCAATTCCCTCCGACAAGCAGAAATCCAAAATTATTTTGGTAATGATTGTATTTTAGCAGCTTTGAACAATAACTCACTGCATCAAGTCATAGAAAAAGATACTGCGGTGATTAGTTCAATTATTTTTAAAGATAAAATAGGAATTTTACTCAGTCTACCCAATCAACAAGAGTATTTACATTGGGTAGAGAATAAAAATCAAGAAATGTTGCGTCAGGAAATATTTCAATTCCGTAATAGTTTACTAGCGCAACAGACTATCAACTACAGTACGAAAGATGCCGAAAATATTTATGATGCAATCATTAGTCCAATTGAAAAATATTTAACCGAACAAAGAATTAAAACTTTAGTTTTTATTCAAGATGGTTTCTTGCGTGATGTCCCAATGGCTGCACTTTACGACAAAAAAGAAAGCAGGTATTTAACTGAAAAATATGCTGTTGCCACAACTTCTAGTTTACAATTGACCGACTTAAAACCGTTAAGCTCACAAGTCAATCGTGCTTTAGTTTTAGCTTTGAGTCAAGAAAGTAAAATTGATAACAAGGTTTTTCCTGAACTTGCATATTTCCCTATAGAATATACGGCTATTAAAAAAATATTTCCTGAAAGTAAAAAATTAGAAAATGAAGAGTTTGCTATCCACAACTTAAAAAAGGAAATTCAAGAAAAAACTTATCCCATTATTCATATTGCGACCCATGCACAGTTCGGTATTATCCCAGAAGATACGTTTCTGGTAATAGGTAATAATGAAAAGCTCACCATTGACAAACTAGAAACCATACTGCGCCAAGCTGGTAATATTTCTAATGCTGTGGAACTATTAACATTAACGGCTTGTGAAACAGCTACAGGTGACGATCGCGCTACACTAGGTTTAGCTGGTGTAGCATTGCAAGCTGGGACAAAAAGCGCCTTAGCTTCACTATGGCCTGTAGACGATGACTCTACAGCCAACTTAATTGCCGAGTTTTATGATAAGTTACGCAATGCAGGAATGAGTAAAGCACAAGCCTTACAAGCAGCACAGTTAAAACTAATCAATGCCAAACAAATACCAGAAATTAATGACAAATATGACCATCCATACTATTGGTCAGCATTTATCCTCATAGGAAATTGGCTTTGA